In a genomic window of Erigeron canadensis isolate Cc75 chromosome 5, C_canadensis_v1, whole genome shotgun sequence:
- the LOC122599185 gene encoding AAA-ATPase At3g28580-like: protein MMIGDVTQFGSIMGLFMLVWAVVRQMFPDEFRRVVIRKYIDKVVSYVYPYIEITFHEYQIDNWWFERSKAFASIERYLSTNSSKKAKKLKAKVVKDCEDVVLSMDDYQEVTDEFNGIQIWWTSSKKIPQQQSLYSRGDEENRFYRLTCRREHRDIITNVYLKHVLDEGKAIEVRTRQRKLYTNNKGESGGYYRYNSTMWSHIIFEHPSTFDTLAMDPKKKKDILNDLTKFSKSKDYYKKVGKSWKRGYLLYGPPGTGKSSMIAAMANLLEYDIYDLELTSVKDNTDLRKLLIETTSKSIIVIEDIDCSLDLTGQRKKKKEVNEDDEKDPVKKKEKEITGEKKEKESKVTLSGLLNFIDGLWSACGSERLIIFTTNYVEKLDPALIRRGRMDKHIELSYCCFETFKVLAKNYLDVETHELFETIRQMLEETNITPADVAENLMPKSDEENADVCFNKLIKALEEAKEEARLKAIEDARIKAEEEAKKKSVENSEKVKDSSDVKLVDEEGKKSDKLQNGVVSA, encoded by the coding sequence ATGATGATAGGAGATGTTACTCAGTTTGGGTCTATTATGGGCCTATTTATGTTAGTTTGGGCAGTTGTCAGGCAAATGTTTCCTGATGAATTTAGAAGGGTtgttataagaaaatatattgataaagtTGTAAGTTATGTGTACCCTTATATCGAAATCACTTTTCATGAATACCAAATAGATAATTGGTGGTTCGAAAGAAGCAAAGCGTTTGCTTCTATCGAACGCTACCTTAGTACCAACTCCTCCAAGAAAGCTAAGAAGCTCAAAGCGAAAGTGGTCAAGGACTGCGAAGACGTGGTTTTGAGCATGGACGACTATCAAGAAGTCACGGATGAGTTCAACGGCATCCAAATATGGTGGACTTCAAGTAAAAAGATCCCTCAACAGCAATCTCTCTATTCTCGTGGTGATGAAGAGAATAGGTTCTACAGGCTCACTTGTAGACGGGAACACCGTGATATCATTACTAATGTTTACTTAAAACATGTGCTTGATGAAGGGAAGGCAATTGAGGTACGAACAAGGCAACGAAAGCTTTATACGAACAATAAGGGCGAAAGTGGTGGGTATTATCGTTACAACAGCACTATGTGGAGCCACATCATATTCGAGCACCCTTCTACCTTTGATACTCTTGCAATGgacccaaaaaagaaaaaagatattttgaatGATCTTACCAAGTTTAGTAAGTCGAAAGATTACTATAAGAAGGTAGGTAAGTCGTGGAAGCGTGGATATCTTCTTTATGGCCCACCAGGAACCGGGAAGTCTAGTATGATCGCTGCCATGGCTAACCTTCTAGAGTATGATATCTATGATCTAGAATTGACTTCTGTGAAAGATAACACGGATTTGAGGAAGCTACTCATCGAGACAACAAGTAAGTCGATTATTGTAATAGAGGATATCGATTGCTCACTTGATTTAACAGGTcagaggaaaaagaaaaaagaagtcaATGAAGACGACGAAAAGGATCcggttaaaaagaaagaaaaggaaataaCGGGTGAGAAGAAGGAAAAGGAAAGTAAAGTGACTTTGTCTGGGCTATTGAATTTTATTGATGGGTTATGGTCAGCTTGTGGTAGtgaaagattaatcattttcacgACGAACTACGTTGAGAAACTTGATCCTGCTCTTATAAGGAGAGGAAGAATGGATAAGCATATCGAGTTGTCATATTGTTGTTTTGAAACGTTTAAGGTTCTTGCAAAGAACTACTTAGATGTTGAAACACACGAGTTGTTTGAAACCATCCGTCAAATGTTAGAAGAGACCAACATAACTCCAGCCGACGTTGCTGAAAACTTGATGCCAAAGTCGGACGAAGAGAATGCTGATGTTTGCTTTAACAAATTGATCAAAGCATTGGAGGAAGCAAAAGAAGAAGCAAGACTCAAAGCTATAGAGGATGCCAGGATTAAAGCAGAGGAGGAAGCAAAGAAAAAGAGTGTAGAAAACAGTGAAAAAGTTAAAGACAGTAGTGATGTAAAATTAGTTGATGAAGAaggaaagaagtctgacaagcTACAAAACGGTGTGGTAAGTGCATGA
- the LOC122602273 gene encoding AAA-ATPase ASD, mitochondrial-like, whose product MMIGDVTQFGSIMGLFMLVWAVVRQMFPEEFRRVVRKYIDKVVSYVYPYIEITFHEYQVDSWFERSKAFASIERYLSTNSSKKAKKLKAKVVKDCENVVLSMDDYQEVTDEFNGIQIWWTSSKKIPRQQSLYSFRGDEENRFYRLTCRREHRDIITNVYLKHVLDEGKAIEVRTRQRKLYTNNKSENWRGYGRTMWSSIVFEHPSTFDTLAMDPKKKKDILNDLIKFSKSKDYYKKVGKSWKRGYLLYGPPGTGKSSMIAAMANLLEYDIYDLELTSVKDNTDLRKLLIETSSKSIIVIEDIDCSLDLTGQRKKKKADKEEEEMDPVQKMEKELKGEKKEKGSEVTLSGLLNFIDGLWSACGSERLIIFTTNYVEKLDPALIRRGRMDKHIELSYCSFETFKVLAKNYLDVETHELFATIRQMLEETNITPADVAENLMPKSDEENANVCFNNLIKALEEAKEEARLKAIEDARIKAEEEAKKKSEGNSKKVKDSDVKLADEEGKKVDKLQNGVVSA is encoded by the coding sequence atgatgatagGAGATGTTACTCAGTTTGGGTCTATTATGGGCCTATTTATGTTAGTTTGGGCAGTTGTCAGGCAAATGTTTCCTGAAGAATTTAGAAGGGTTGTAagaaaatatattgataaagtTGTAAGCTATGTGTACCCTTACATCGAAATCACTTTTCATGAATACCAAGTAGATAGTTGGTTCGAGAGAAGCAAAGCGTTTGCTTCTATCGAACGCTACCTTAGTACCAACTCCTCCAAGAAAGCTAAGAAGCTCAAAGCAAAAGTGGTCAAGGACTGCGAAAACGTGGTTTTGAGCATGGACGACTATCAAGAAGTCACGGATGAGTTCAATGGTATCCAAATATGGTGGACTTCGAGCAAAAAGATCCCTCGACAACAATCTCTTTATTCTTTTCGTGGTGATGAAGAGAATAGGTTCTACAGGCTCACTTGTAGACGGGAACACCGTGATATCATTACTAATGTTTACTTAAAACATGTGCTTGATGAAGGGAAGGCAATTGAGGTACGAACAAGGCAACGAAAGCTTTATACGAATAACAAGAGTGAAAATTGGCGTGGTTACGGGAGGACTATGTGGAGTTCTATTGTATTTGAGCACCCTTCTACCTTTGATACTCTTGCAATGGAcccgaaaaagaaaaaagatatctTGAATGATCTTATCAAATTTAGCAAATCGAAAGACTACTACAAGAAGGTGGGTAAATCGTGGAAGCGTGGATATCTTCTTTATGGTCCACCAGGAACCGGGAAGTCTAGTATGATTGCTGCAATGGCTAACCTTCTAGAGTATGATATCTATGATCTTGAATTGACTTCTGTGAAAGATAACACGGATTTGAGGAAGCTACTCATTGAGACATCAAGTAAGTCGATTATTGTGATAGAGGATATCGATTGCTCACTTGATTTAACAGggcaaagaaaaaagaaaaaagcagACAAGGAAGAGGAGGAAATGGACCCGGTTCAAAAGATGGAAAAGGAACTAAAGGGTGAGAAGAAGGAAAAGGGAAGTGAAGTGACTTTGTCTGGGCTATTGAATTTTATTGATGGGTTATGGTCAGCTTGTGGTAGtgaaagattaatcattttcacgACGAACTACGTTGAGAAACTTGATCCTGCTCTTATAAGGAGAGGAAGAATGGATAAGCATATCGAGTTGTCATATTGTAGTTTTGAAACGTTTAAGGTTCTCGCAAAGAACTACCTGGATGTTGAAACACACGAGTTGTTTGCAACCATCCGTCAAATGTTAGAAGAGACCAACATAACTCCAGCTGATGTTGCTGAAAACTTGATGCCAAAGTCGGACGAAGAGaatgctaatgtttgctttaacAACTTGATCAAAGCATTGGAGGAAGCAAAAGAAGAAGCAAGACTCAAAGCTATAGAAGATGCCAGGATTAAAGCAGAGGAGGAAGCAAAGAAAAAGAGTGAAGGAAACAGTAAAAAAGTTAAAGACAGTGATGTAAAATTGGCTGATGAAGAAGGAAAGAAGGTTGATAAGCTACAAAACGGTGTGGTTAGTGCATGA
- the LOC122600548 gene encoding MOB kinase activator-like 1A translates to MSLFGLGRNQRTFRPKKSAPSGSKGAQLRKHIDATLGSGNLREAVRLPPGEDINEWLAVNTVDFFNQVNLLHGTLTEFCTPESCPTMTAGPKYEYRWADGVQIKKPIEVSAPKYVEYLMDWIESQLDDESIFPQKLGAPFPNNFRDVVKTIFKRLFRVYAHIYHTHFQKIVSLKEEAHLNTCFKHFILFTCEFALIDNKELAPLQELIESIVPH, encoded by the exons ATGAGCCTTTTTGGTCTTGGCag GAACCAGAGGACATTTCGTCCCAAGAAAAGTGCACCATCAGGGAGTAAG GGTGCACAACTAAGGAAACACATTGATGCTACTCTGGGTAGTGGAAACCTGAGAGAAGCTGTAAGACTTCCACCGGGGGAGGATATAAATGAATGGCTTGCTGTCAACA CTGTGGATTTCTTCAACCAGGTGAATCTTCTACATGGCACGTTAACTGAGTTCTGTACACCAGAGAGCTGTCCCACTATGACCGCAGGCCCCAA GTATGAATACAGATGGGCTGATGGTGTGCAAATCAAGAAGCCTATTGAAGTCTCAGCTCCTAAATATGTCGAGTACCTAATGGACTGGATTGAATCACAATTGGACGATGAATCCATCTTTCCTCAAAAGCTCG GTGCACCATTTCCTAACAACTTCAGGGATGttgtaaaaacaatttttaaacgCTTATTTCGTGTATACGCTCATATCTACCATACACACTTTCAGAAAATTGTGAGTCTCAAGGAGGAAGCACATTTAAACACATGCTTCAAACATTTCATATTGTTTACCTGT GAGTTTGCGTTGATTGACAACAAGGAGTTAGCTCCACTTCAAGAGCTTATAGAATCCATTGTCCCCCACTGA